In the genome of Mercurialis annua linkage group LG8, ddMerAnnu1.2, whole genome shotgun sequence, the window GAATTCGAATCTTTGATCAAACTGATCATTCTCAGAGTCGATCCAATCTAACGCGATAGACAATACCTCAAGAAGTGGAGTGTTGAAAGAAATAGATTTGAGTTCTCCGTCAAACGAAAAACACTTGAGACTCGCtacatttatataaatatgttcGGTACACCTCAGGTTTTTAACTTTCAATTGTTCAAGCTGCAGGCACTTAGCAATAAGCTTATTAAATTCGGAAGGTGTTATGTTGACTTCGATTAACTCAAGCCTAACAAGATTACCGAATCCTTCGAACGAAATAGGTAGTTGATCTGTTGAACCTTCAAATTATGGAGAATCAACTTCCTCAGCTGCTGACAAGAAAACAAATCAGATGGCACTTCATTGCAGGGACCGCTCCGGATTATGAGAGCTAATTCCTGAATGGACTTCTGTGATAGCCTACACATCCACAACTTCAAGTTGAAACGGTCTTCTACTTGCTCCACGGACACAGAAAATTTATCTATTTTCCCTTGATGTCGAGTAAGAATATAACCGATAATGCCCTccataattttttgatattgttcGTCGAAAAAACTGCTATTGACTATAATTTGAGGCATGTACCATTGTTTCTTCCACTTCTTTGACAGGACACTGGTCAGTGGTCCTTACACCATCTTTTAAGGATAAACCTGACAGGATGCGAGCTATCACATTGTCAGGGAGGTCGCTGATTCTGTCAGAATCAGAACCAGCACAAATTCCTTCCATGATAGTTTTCAGGATCTAATTCAAGCCTGCAATCGGAAAACCAAATCTTAAGTAAACCAATTCTGCAAGAACTCAATATTTAGCACTCAATATCGGAAATCAAGTGCATAAGCAGGGGCGGAACTAGAAATTCTATTACGGGATGGCTAATTTGGACAATtgtataaaaactaaaattaagtaatcatacttttttaaaaaattaaattttgaaagaatatttttgcaaaaaaataaaatttgcagGGGCGGTCGCTACCTCATCCAAAGGGCTGGTTTTGTCCCCGGGCATAAAAAAAGGTACCTGTACGATGATCTTTTGCAGGAGAAAGATGGTTGCTGCTTTTCCAAGTTTTATTGTGAAGCCTTTTATAAAGACTTGAAGGCAAAATAATGAAGCTGACGTGAATGGTAAGATTGCCGAAAATCTGGTAATTACAAatagtaataaataataatatttcaaatCATTCAAGAAATTCTCAAGAACTAACTATAAGGAAATTGCCTAATTTAAGGACTCTTCACGAATAGTTTAACTAGATTTCCTTTTGTGGAATCAGAATTTCTTTTAAAGGGGGCAAAATCTTTTTGATCGAAAAATTTggtgttgattttatttttcaactcaAATTCAATGTtattcaactaatttttttttaattaaacaataaattatttagtttaatattaattaaaaaattagtttttactatttaaaaattaatcgtATAATAAtgtttttctattaattttaaattagggATACATATGATGTGGCATAAAAAAGCGggactaaatttattttttattttaaattatgcaTTTTTAAAGAAAGtaagacaaataaaaattaagcaaATAAGGAGAGTtgaaatgacaatatattaatGACGTGTCATGTGATAGGCTTattccacggatgacgtggtagactaagtctatctaaaaatttctcaataGAAATAGAAggttaaaatgtatttttcctTTGAGGTATACGTTGTTTAAAGTTTTAGTTGCATAAGATTTATGTGTTTTCACTTTTCATTTTATATCCGATTTaggatttttgttttattattcaaaCAACTTTATGAGTTCTAGGATTTCAGTTTATGTTGTCTTGAGcattttgactattttttaaatttcggTATTCAATTGAATCAATTAACTTTTGATGCCTAATTTTCAGAATTCAGGTTATAAATCAAtatgttttagaaatttatttactaGTATTATCtgtaatcaattaaattaacaGGTTCTTAGTTGTGACTTCAGCTTTTGACCTTAATCATGTGCTTATAGTTAACTTTTGTTTGTAGTTTGCTTCAATAATTTTCAACctcctttttatatattttcttcatTTCAATTCAACTTCCCCGTTGCTATCAATCTTTCTTTGTGTTGGAAAGCTATGACTTCCACAGTATTATATTGGTTAATTGATCAAATATATACTAATATCCCCTTATAATACTGAATAATTACAGTTGACTTTACTTATGAAGTTTTGGTGGTTTcttctatttatatattttcttgatttataCTTCCTCATTTCCATTCAATCATTCTTATTTTTCCATTCTTATTATCTTCGCTCTcaatcaaaatatcaaaacagaaatgaaaaaaatcatatatgGCATATGGAATATTTTTACTTCCTGGCTCTTTGTATTCTTCAAGAACCTACTTATAAACTATGTTATTGTCCCCATCACAAAACATTTCATTTACCCCTTCACTTATAGGAGCAACGTTGCGGAACTCGGAGTTTTGACCGAACAGTTGAACAACAGAACTCTCAGGTTGCAGGACTCCGTCGGTGTTGCCGATGATAATGTCGAAGCTGTCTATgataatgttaaaataaatcTGTCCGAATCCGAGAAAGCCATCAAAGAGGCTCAGTTGGTGCTTGTCGATGCCAAAGACGAAGCAGCCAAATATTTCCTCGGATGGTTTCCGAATTTCAAGACACGCTACGATCTTAGCAAGAAGGCTGAGGAAAAAGCTTTCGCAATCAATCTGCTGATTCGTCGGGAAGAGAGTGTCCTTACAATTTCCCACCGTCCTCGACGTCAGCAGCATGTCGGTATGTTAACAAAGAATAATATAGTAAAGACATAACTTGCTTGATACCATGTTAACAAAGATAACATAGTAAAGACACAAGATGAGAATGATTTTCGGATGATCTTCTTGGGCAACAGCCCTGTATTTATATTGTACAAAGTCAATAATAAGCAATAAATATTGCATACTCACCGCAGCTAATATATACATTAACATAGCAATCTCTTTAATCTGACAATTCCTTTAACTTCTGTTCTTTCCTTTCACAGGTCCGTCCGTTTTTTATCTCGAAAAACTTGACTCGAGGTTGTCCATTCGGAAGCAAGTTATGGATGCGCTAAAGGATCCTAATATCAACAGGGTCGGAGTGTATGGAATGAGCGGTGTGGGGAAATCCACACTAGCAAAGGAGGTTCACGGCCTCGCTTTAACAGAGAAGTGGTTCCACGATTCGGTTCTCATTGACGTATCAGAAGGACCCGACCATATAGGAGAAATTCAACAAAATATCGCCGATGTCCTGGGAGTGAACTTCGCTGTGGAGGATAGGCATGTTCGAGCAAGACATCTCTTTGACAGAATCAAAGATAAGAAGATTCTTATAATTCTTTATAATATCTGGCAAAAAATTGATTTACATCAGATAGGAATACCGACCGGTACTTATGGCAAAAGTTGTAAAATACTGCTGACCTCAACGAACAAACGTGTACTAGAGAACGAGATGGGCGCAGAAGAAGTATTCATGCTCCGAATTCTAAATGATCAAGAGGCTCgcaaaatgtttgaaaacactGTCCCTCGTGCTAAAGATTCGGTGTTCAATGTCATCGCCTTTGAAATCGTCAAAAACTGTTCAGGGCTTCCGTTGCTGATTGAACTTGTCGCAGGGTACCTGAAGAAATGTGAGGAGTTAGGCATTTGGAAGGAGAAGCTGCTACAATTAGTCAACTTCGAGGACAAAGAGATAGAATCGAAAGTGTGCGTCTCCTTAAAGTCGAGCTACATGCGAATGAGCgaaaaaatcaaatcatttatCTTGCTTTGTGCTCTGAGTGAACAATCCAACATTCAGATCCAGTACTTGCTGAGGTATTCTGTCGGTCTGGGTTTGATTGGGGAAAGTGAGCCTACTGATACAACAACAAGTGTGCACCCTTCGTATAACGCAAGTATACAATTTTTCATCAATGAACTTCAAAATTGTTGCTTGTTAATGAAGGGTGACACAGATGGATATGTCAAAATGCACGACATTGTTCGGAAAGCTACTCTCTCTATCGCACGTAATGAGAAACTTGCTTTTACCAAACAAAGTGGTGCTAGATTGACGAGATTGCCGGACAGTGACTACactaaaatatttttgtcatttttgaaTCTTCAAGAATTGACTGGTCAGTTTGAGTTAGAAGATTTCATATTTAAATGCCCAAATGCAGATCTGTTGTTGCTGCTCACTGAAGATATTTCTTTGAAAGTCTCCGAGAAATTTTTCGATGGAATTAAAGAGCTCAAAGTGTTGAATTTCACAGGAATGCGTTTCGGGTGTCTTCCTTCATCCATCATACTCCTGAAAAACCTGCAAACTTTGTGTTTAGATCGTTGCCAATTGGATAACTTATCTCCCATTGGAGATCTTAAGCAACTAAAGGTCCTGAGTTTCGTTGACGCTGATATAGTCGAGCTGCCCGAGAAACTAGAAGAATTGACTCAGCTAAAGATACTCGATTTGAC includes:
- the LOC130014912 gene encoding probable disease resistance protein At4g27220 is translated as MKKIIYGIWNIFTSWLFVFFKNLLINYVIVPITKHFIYPFTYRSNVAELGVLTEQLNNRTLRLQDSVGVADDNVEAVYDNVKINLSESEKAIKEAQLVLVDAKDEAAKYFLGWFPNFKTRYDLSKKAEEKAFAINLLIRREESVLTISHRPRRQQHVGPSVFYLEKLDSRLSIRKQVMDALKDPNINRVGVYGMSGVGKSTLAKEVHGLALTEKWFHDSVLIDVSEGPDHIGEIQQNIADVLGVNFAVEDRHVRARHLFDRIKDKKILIILYNIWQKIDLHQIGIPTGTYGKSCKILLTSTNKRVLENEMGAEEVFMLRILNDQEARKMFENTVPRAKDSVFNVIAFEIVKNCSGLPLLIELVAGYLKKCEELGIWKEKLLQLVNFEDKEIESKVCVSLKSSYMRMSEKIKSFILLCALSEQSNIQIQYLLRYSVGLGLIGESEPTDTTTSVHPSYNASIQFFINELQNCCLLMKGDTDGYVKMHDIVRKATLSIARNEKLAFTKQSGARLTRLPDSDYTKIFLSFLNLQELTGQFELEDFIFKCPNADLLLLLTEDISLKVSEKFFDGIKELKVLNFTGMRFGCLPSSIILLKNLQTLCLDRCQLDNLSPIGDLKQLKVLSFVDADIVELPEKLEELTQLKILDLTNCFKLKVISAGVLSNLTTLEELYMSNSFVEWETEGNASLKEFKHLSRLTTLEIKVPNSDMMPKSLFFSFRRFENYKIIVGDVRGWNVNNESSRMLKLKFNRSTRLEPWVRKFLRETDDLCLDEVNENVLYDSDRDGPWQMKHLHVQNNGMIQHIVNSTNLPQCPAFPILQSLFLDNLISLKNLYNGSFVEESFSTLKGLEVRNCEKLETLFLLFRDNQDDIVKVELNELCSLMLVNLPLLRSFCNEREAPLESSPRDEQLTNDNPTVPEDVSLNNEPRSHFNELADLWTKATLWLSAKLPILFRSLFNTREVPSECSPRHEQELADNSTSQDGASS